The nucleotide window TAACAGGAAATGGTAGATTTTCTCGTTGATATTTGGGAGCAAGAAGGGTTGTACGATTGAGCGGCAGAGGTACTAGAGATTTTTAAGCTGGCTAGTTACGAAAGTTGATCCAGGTGTTTGTAACACTATTACCGCCTCCTAGAAAATAGGAAGCAATAGCATGGCTAGTGCATTATCAACTATCACATCATTTTTTGCTTGCTTGTTCTTGGATTTTAACTCTCGTGGCATTTTAGATGCGCCCTTGTGTTGCATTCAAACTGATTTTATAGGATTGGTTTCTTCCACTGTTCTTAGTGGGGGGTTTTGGAAGACGAAGATTGACCTTTGTCTGCACTTTCCTTTCATTGTCATCCTCCGCCCCCTTGCTGTATCTGATTCAGTGTTCATTTCTGTTTATATCTGGGACCGAACCCACTTTCTTTGTTAGTTATGGGTCAAAGTGGAAATATGATTTCTTTGAAATTGTGCACAGGGTTGTAAATGAGTTGAGCCAACCTGAacattcaattgggattttaatttttttgatgattttaggGTATTCAATCataattttaattgattctATAAAATTcgaagtgtattcaattaggggtgggcacggtttggtttggtgcggttttgagtgaaatcgAAACCGACACcgaaattgaaaatttttgcAGTTcagttcggtgcggttttgaagccaaaaccgaaatgaaatcaaaccgtttggttcggtttcaaacggtttcaatttggttttagtttggtttttaagaagaaaaatttacaatttgtaatttaacatattaataagcatttcccaatagcaataggaaaaagacatttgttatgtaaacaattagcatgttgaatgcagttgtgatgttaaaatatgtttgtgcaacaaaagAGTATCCCATACAAGGTATAacataaaacaagttgaataactttgaattcatttaacgtgagaagttgaataactttgaattcattTAACGTGAGTGAAACTTTcatactagaatatgtgatatcatgcttcaaatgagtggacttcattagatcattgttcgactcttgataacaagattagtccacccttttacatatatatatgtgtgtgtgtgtgtgtgtgtgatagtATAAAATAACAGAGGTTCTTCAAGTAAaaaagtgatgaatgatgatattcttGTGTGATTGAGTCCGTACTAAGTGTATGGATTCTAACAAACaacaattaaaacatgaaatctaatatgaacatttaattaaatgtttattaatatttacggtgcggttttcaaaagccaaaatcgaaaccaaaTCGTTTTCTATGTTGTACTTCAGTTTCAAAAtcgcaaaaccaaaccattcggtgcggttcgatttggttcgtgtttcgatttcggttttcggttctaaGTGTCCACCCCTATATTCATTTAGGATTTTAAGACAATTTGTTAAAATTCTTAGAAATCCAGatatattcaattaagattttaagggcaaatgtaacatcccacatcacccaagggagtggatcctgaaagttttatatgtatattctcatctctacttaacacgaggccttttgggagctcactggtttcgggttccattggaattccaaagttaagcgagtttgcgcgaaagcaatcccaagaggatgggtgacccattgggaagttctagtgtgagttcccagaaacaaaaccgtgagcgCTTGGTAGGGGCTCAAAgtagacaatatcatgctacgatgGAGTCGAGCCGGGATGtagtgggggcccgggccgggatataaaaaaaatggtatcagagtcaattCCTGGTcgaaagtgtgccgacgaggacgtcgggtccctaaggggggtgaattgtaacatcccacatcgcctaggggagtgatccttaaatgtatattctcattcctacctagcacgaggccttttgggagctcactggcttcgggttccgtaggaattccgaagttaagcgagttcgtgcgagagcaatcctatgatgggtgacccactaggaagttctcatgtgagttcccagaaacaaaaccatgagggcgtggttggggcctaaagcagacaatatcgtgctatagtggagtcgagcccgggatgtggtgggggctgaGGCCAgtatgtgacaatttggtattagagccaatccctggccggaagtgtgcagacgaggacatcgggcctctaagggggtggattgtaacatcccacatcgcccaggggagtggatcatgtaagccttatgggagctcactagcttcgggttccattggaactctgaagttaagcgagttcgcgcgagagtaaTCCCAAGATAGGTGACTCACTAGGAAGttttcatgtgagttcccagaaacaaaaccgtgagggcgtggtaggggcccaaagcgaacaatatcgtgctacggtggagtcgagcccgggatgtggtgggggctcgggccgggatgtgttAGCAAGTACTCCTTTACCACAATGGTGGAAATGAGTTTAATCCTTACATGACGGCGTGGGTTTGAATTTCGttggtgactaatctaacatttaatctaacaaaatttattgtttgacaaaaaaaaattaggatgtTTAAGAAGTATATAACATTCAagatgtattcaattaaaaaTCGATTtcacactatgtttggatgaagaaatttaagattattaaggaattttaaaatgatggaaattgaaatgaaaagattttattttctagaatttgtgaattttcttgtttgattaataaaaaagaataatgaaattgaatacggaatttgttatttttaaactctcaatcataaaaATCAGTAAatgacatttatttatatgaaatttaaTCTTGGAATTGGAGGTCtcaaattcctttttttttttatgcggaaattctaaatttctatatttatgaatccaaataaTGGAatgaatgcatataaatttataaattctaactttaatctaaattccaagtttattttcctttttcaaacatagtgttaaagaatttgaaaatgttGAGGAATTATACGATCTTCAATGGTGATGTcaaattttgaacaaaaaatataaatttggtAGCTTATGTGGCATTTTgacatcttttaaaattttaatctttatggGATATGttaaattaaactattattttattacattataaaataaatgatcaaacaaataaaaaattaataacagacattaaattaattattaaatggcACCGTTCACCctcgttgatttttttttattttttatttttgaaccaAGAAGAATTTCATTGGAACAGAGGGAAGCTCCAGCGAGAAACAATGGGAGAAAGGCACAGACGCCAAAATCCCAAAACAGCACAAGGAAACCAAGAAATAATCAAACTGAAGAAAAACCCAGTAGCTGGACAAGGACGGAAGGAGAGGTTAAGGAGACCATTCGTCGGTTGAAAAAATAGAAAGATGTACGATATAAGAGCTCCACCACCAAAAGAATACGTTGACACTTAGGCCATTTAATTTACTTAGTAAACAGTTATATACTTCAGTGAACAATAATTGGCTAAATGCATCATCATCCTTAAAAAATGCATGAACACAGAGTCTAAAAAATGCATTGGCACAAACGATCTTCATCCCTACAAAAAGCAttagcacccagcccatttataattatttaacattatttaattcatatttaatattatttaattcatatatttatccttcttctttttttccattCTAGAAACCTCCCTAGTCCATTCCTACTTCTTTACCGTTCATCTCCCTCATCCTTCATAATTTTGCTCTGTCCttgccttctttttctcccCTCTCCCTCTGTTTTGTCCTAATTTTTCTTCGTCCTAGTCCCTCTTTTTCTTCGTCCCTCTCCCTCCTCATCTCCAtcattttcttcatatttttctcCGTTCATCtcgctttttttttcttttaatttttctagGAACCAATTGGCAAATCAAAACCCAGATCAGAGTCTGGATCATCTAGTTAATCATCGGCCAGCTTCTCCGGCAGCAACAGCGAAGGTCTGCGATCAGGGAGTTTGGAGTGCATGTGTGATTCGAATGACTGTTGTGCATGTGTGATTGGACAATTGCTGTGCGTTTCATACGCACAGTGATTTTGTAATgttctttttgcttttttgttttgaattttgggtttgGATCAGGTTATGAAAATGGAAAGACTGTAgaattttttaccttttttgtcTCGATTTTTAGGTTTGTAAATGGTAGATGAGAGGGGAAAAGCTAGGCAGAGTTGCTATAGGGGATCTCGGTTTCGAGAGGGGCAAAGCAGGGAGTTGGTCTTAGCAATCCGGCCGATTTCGGGGGCCTGTGATGTCATGCCATCACGCTAACACCAGCATGACGTCACATAGGTTGGGCCTTGGCTCAGCACATTCTGGGCCGGCCTAGAAGACGGCTTGGGCTGGAGGACTTTGGGAGGGTGCAGGACCATTTTTGGTGCTGTGAGCTGACCTACCCCAttggggtggacttgctctaaacaAATTGCGCAGGTCAACAATTAACATCAAttataataaataattaaaccaataaaaatttaataaatgacatttaataattaattaaaaaatatttgaagttgCTGTCAAATTTAACAGTAGCCTCTTTTCTGTCaaatcatgtcatcaacatatagaaaTTGGCATTTTAGTTGGAGTGTATTAGTGTtgtctttttttattgttatagaTGATGTAAACATTTTGACATCTCCCTTGGAGATGCTTTTAGAGGGAAttagagagattttgtagtgtaatTTACTTattcacaaatctcacctctctATGAGATTTTGAggaaattgaatcaaaattttatatggaatctctacaaatctattaaactctataaaaatccatgaatttataaatctattgaaatctctcaaattcacaattgaatacacccccttagTCTGCACATTTAgtctctagcattaccctttacTTTAAGAAGTTAGTTATGTTCtttaatatatgaaaatgtatttttatagataatgctagagagactaaattttttagccAAATAATTAATGTGTCACTagaaaaaataagcacgttaattgaCACGTacttaataattcaatcattaacaactgcattatttggtttgaaagttttggtttaaaaaatttgatcatctTAGCATTATCATATTTTATAGTGGTCTTTGGTCCAATTAGTATGACTTTCTTGGCCCTTTCGTTGCATGTGATTTTGGGGTTAATTGTCAAAAAGTCATttcatttatgataaaaacgGGTGCTGTtattatcatttaaaaaaaaaaaaacttattgtgCACTTTAAGCTTTCtatatttaggaagaaaaaacaatacattttgaagaatgttaacgGGGCTCTCTCAAATCCACTTCTACTTGAACTCTCTATCATCTCATAGCTTAACGTCAATTTTTGTGAGGAAAATGCAAAGTGCCAAGAGAGAATTGTAACTAATATTCCTCTCTACGAATGACCCTTGTGTAAAGATagctataaaatttaatatgaatAAAATAACTTTATGAAAAATAGTAAATATTGTTTTCAAAATGAAGATgttattcatatatttatttacacattgcttgttaatttttgtctttctatttttttaatttatttaattcaacaataaaaaataaagagaataTGTAAGAAGCAAAAAGAAGTACATAGATAGTATCACCCTTTCAAAATAATCTTACAAAAAGTCTTTAACATGTTTTAGATTCGATTATTTCTCAAAATAGTAAGCTAGAGAGATTAAACTTATAAActaaattttaataattaaataatatgttactaataaaaaataaacacgtttatcaacatataaataattaatttctatGTCATCTAATTTCCTTAGCTTATCCCTTAGTAATCGTTAATGTGAAAAGCCAGAAAGTAAACATAGTGAAAAGACGTGGGATCAGATGCGTTCCCCTTGGCAGCATGGAAACACTAGTCAAACAAAAATGATATTCTTATCACATTTTAATACTATATTAGTATCGTATTTCTTAtaaaaattagatttttgtttattgatagACGTTACTTTTAATAAAGAGATAATACAAGTATAAATATGATACGATAAATGCAATAAACGTAGCATTACTCTTCAATTCATCGTGCTTATACTTTATCTCATGACATGTTTGAGAAGGATTGAAGAACTTCGATAGGAAAAGGAAAGAATTATCAAGAACCATCCTTCAAATTGAtaggaaaaggaaacaaaaatgaTATTCTTATCACATTTTAATACTATATTAGTGTTGTTTTTCTTATAAAAATTAGATTCTCGTTTATTGATAGACTTCACTTTTAATaaagagatgatacaaatataaATATGATACGAAAAATGCAATAAACATAACATTACTCTTCAATTCATCGTGCTTGTACTTTATCTCATGACATGTTTGAGAAGGATCGAAGAACTTTGATAGGAAAAGGAAAGATTTATCAAGAACCATCCTTCAAATTGAtaggaaaaaggaaacaaaaatgaTATCTTATCACATTTTAATACTATATTAGTGTCGTTTttcttataaaaattaaattctcGTTTATTAATAGACTTTACTTTTAATAAAGAGATGATATAAGTATAAATATGATATGAAAAATGCAATAAACGTAGCATTACTCTTCAATTCATTGTGCTTATACTTTATCTCATGACATGTTTGAGAAGGATCGAAGAACTTCGATAGGAAAAGGAAAGAATTATCAAGAACCATCCTTCAAATTGTGACGTGTCCACTATTCCACGCGCCAGAACTTGTCAGACTCTTCTACACACTTGTCCAAAACCCAAGCGCCCAAGTCTCACTAAATTCAGTCACTGCCCTCCTCCTTTCTCCATCAGCAAACATCCTAACAATAAATACCCACAAATCCTAAATCTTCATAACCTTTAAGTTAACTAAGTTATCTTTCAATGGCTTTGGCACGATTGGCGTTGAAGAAGTTGCACCAGAGCCAAAGGGTGCTTTCTCCACCACCTTTTTCTGCTGCTTCTTCTCTTCTAGGTCACGGTGTTGGTGAGAGGACAGTTGGAGAGTGCAGAGGCAAAGTTGGCAATGAGATTGCGAAGAGGTTTTCCACGGCAGCTAACGACAAGGCATCCGATGAGAAATCGGAGAACAAAGATGTCGCTGTGTCTCAGGGCAAAAGGTCGAGGTTGTTCCCTAGAAGGCAACGCAGAAGAGGGGACCTTTGGAGGGATAATGACAGAGACTTCGCCCCTTCGCTTTATGGTACTCTCCTTCACTCatctacaattttatttttcttgctaGTCTGTGATGCTAAATTTTCTCATACGTACTAGTATATTTTGCTGTCAGATGGttaattaattcaaaatatCGTATTAACAACATATTTTCAATCTGGATCATTGATTATTTCGACTCCTCTAGAAATCTTATTTAAATGTATAATTCAATTGATAGCCTgacaatttattttaatattatgttGTTGGACTGTGAACATGAATCATCAGTTATTTACCCTATTGTTTAATTGTATTTAAATGTGTGATTCATATTCACTGTATGTGGTGTGTCACCTTGTTTTTCAAAGTCATCTCAAATATGACTTGATGAAATGGTTGTAAAAGCACAGCGCAAAGTGAAATTTCTAACGAATTAATTCTTTTGGACTTCCTAGAATTCTTCCCCTCAGGCCTTGGAAATGCACTTGTACAAGCAACTGAGAACATAAACAGGCTGCTTGACAACCTAAACATATCACCATGGTCGCTGTCCGGGCGTGTCAAAGAGCAAAAAGATAGCTACAAACTGCAGTATGATGTGCCAGGGCTTGCCAAGGAGCACGTGAAGATCATTGTTCATGACGGGTTTCTGGAAATCAAGGGAGAGCACAAAGACGAGGACGAGGAAGGGTCGGATGATGAGTATTGGTCATCAAGGAGCTATGGTTACTATAACACAACTCTCAGTTTGCCTGATGATGCCAAAGTTGATGATATAAAGGCAGAGTTGAAGGATGGGGTACTGAGCATAACCATTCCTAAAACTGAGAAGCCTAAGAAGGAGGTGAAGGAGGTCAATATAAATTGACGGGGAATCTGATCGATCGAAAATGATATatttgtgtatgtgtgtggtTGTGTATTTGTTCATGTTGAGATGACCGTCCATCTTGTTGAAAGATCTGTGTTTTAAGATTATGAATAAACATTTGCGTCGACTCTTATAGTAGCCCTTCGAATCAATTCAACTTTATTGTTTCT belongs to Malus sylvestris chromosome 17, drMalSylv7.2, whole genome shotgun sequence and includes:
- the LOC126611549 gene encoding 26.5 kDa heat shock protein, mitochondrial, which produces MALARLALKKLHQSQRVLSPPPFSAASSLLGHGVGERTVGECRGKVGNEIAKRFSTAANDKASDEKSENKDVAVSQGKRSRLFPRRQRRRGDLWRDNDRDFAPSLYEFFPSGLGNALVQATENINRLLDNLNISPWSLSGRVKEQKDSYKLQYDVPGLAKEHVKIIVHDGFLEIKGEHKDEDEEGSDDEYWSSRSYGYYNTTLSLPDDAKVDDIKAELKDGVLSITIPKTEKPKKEVKEVNIN